A portion of the Pseudophryne corroboree isolate aPseCor3 chromosome 3 unlocalized genomic scaffold, aPseCor3.hap2 SUPER_3_unloc_14, whole genome shotgun sequence genome contains these proteins:
- the LOC134983411 gene encoding gastrula zinc finger protein XlCGF17.1-like, giving the protein MGLIRNSPNLFITCCVAEPTGSPEGINTALDRHERSHTGEKPYSCSECGKCFAQKSHLVTHQRSHTGEKPFSCSECGKCFAYKSHLVTHQRSHTDEKPFSCCERNKSALVEHIRHYPSTEPFTSSGV; this is encoded by the exons CGCAACTCCCCCAATTTATTTATAACTTGTTGTGTAGCGGAACCCACAGGCTCACCCGAGGGCATCAACACAG CTCTTGATcggcatgagagaagtcacacaggtgagaagccgtattcctgttctgagtgtgggaaatgttttgcacagaaatcacatcttgttacacatcagagaagtcacacaggtgagaagccattttcctgttctgagtgtgggaaatgttttgcatataaatcacatctggttacacatcagaggagtcacacagatgagaagccattttcatgctgtgagagaaataaatccgctcttgttgaacacattagacattacccaagtacggaaccatttacatcttctggagtataa